In one window of Miscanthus floridulus cultivar M001 chromosome 12, ASM1932011v1, whole genome shotgun sequence DNA:
- the LOC136495549 gene encoding indole-2-monooxygenase-like: MVLYLVFLALLTFVLLRRMGASNRSGNGIHRLPPSPPGLPVIGHLHLLGSNPHLSLRDIATSPEPGGVVPAGSQSQEDDADFVHVLLSLQQEYRLTRQQVKSILVDMFGAGTDTSSIPLEYAMIELIGNPHIMAKVCDEISKNTLKGQEMVKEENIAKMGYLRAVIKETLRLYPPTPLLLPHFCMEDCEVNGYTIAAGTRVIVNAWALGRDASAWEKADEFIPERFLDGGASAATDFRGRDFKFVPFGAGRRMCPGINFGMAVVELVLANLLYCFRWELPAGRAPQDVDMSVKYGLTSRRKEKLLLVPRLAV, translated from the exons ATGGTCCTCTATCTCGTGTTCTTGGCTCTCCTCACCTTCGTGCTGCTCCGGCGCATGGGTGCAAGCAACCGCAGCGGCAATGGCATCCACCGTCTCCCACCATCGCCGCCGGGGCTGCCCGTCATCGGGCACCTCCACCTGCTGGGCTCCAACCCGCACCTCTCCCTCCGCGACATCGCGACAA GTCCCGAACCTGGTGGTGTCGTCCCCGCGGGCAGCCAAAGCCAAGAAGACGACGCTGACTTCGTACATGTTCTGCTTTCCCTCCAGCAGGAGTACCGTCTCACAAGACAGCAAGTCAAGTCCATCTTGGTG GACATGTTTGGAGCGGGGACAGATACATCATCCATCCCGCTGGAATACGCCATGATCGAGCTGATAGGAAACCCACACATCATGGCCAAAGTATGCGACGAGATCAGCAAGAACACTCTCAAGGGCCAAGAAATGGTCAAGGAGGAGAACATAGCCAAGATGGGCTACCTTCGAGCCGTCATCAAGGAGACGCTCCGACTGTACCCACCAACGCCGCTGCTGCTTCCGCACTTCTGCATGGAGGACTGCGAGGTGAACGGGTACACGATCGCGGCTGGGACGCGCGTCATCGTCAACGCGTGGGCGCTCGGCAGGGACGCCAGCGCGTGGGAGAAGGCGGATGAGTTCATCCCGGAGAGGTTTCTGGACGGCGGCGCCAGCGCGGCTACTGACTTCAGGGGCAGGGATTTCAAGTTCGTGCCGTTTGGAGCGGGGAGAAGGATGTGCCCTGGGATCAACTTTGGGATGGCCGTCGTTGAGCTGGTGCTGGCTAATCTTCTCTACTGCTTTCGCTGGGAGCTCCCGGCTGGGAGGGCACCTCAGGATGTGGACATGTCTGTCAAGTATGGACTGACAAGCCGTCGCAAGGAGAAGCTCCTGCTTGTCCCAAGGCTGGCCGTCTAA